In Procambarus clarkii isolate CNS0578487 chromosome 84, FALCON_Pclarkii_2.0, whole genome shotgun sequence, a genomic segment contains:
- the LOC123774849 gene encoding ribosome-binding protein 1-like — protein MFQGSHKVLESVPYGKLLHKLEEQAEAARSSQEQPGAAKNRQQQPRTGRSSQEQAGAAKNRQEQPRTARSSQEQAGAAKNRQEQPRTARSSQEQPGAAKNSQEQPRTARSSQEQAGAAKNRQEQPRTGRSSQEQAGAAKNSQEQPRTGKISQEQPGAAKNRQEQPRTGRSSQEQPGAAKNRQEQPRTARSSQEQPGAAKNSQEQPRTARSSQEQSGAAKNSQEQPRTVRSSQEQSGAAKNSQEQPRTARSSQEQPGAAKNSQEQPRTARSSQEQPGAAKNSQEQPRTVRSSQEQPGAAKNSQEQPRTVRSSQEQSGAAKNSQEQPRTVRSSQEQPGAAKNSQEQPRTVRSSQEQAGAAKNSQEQPRTVRSSQEQSGAAKNSQEQPRTARSSQEQSGAAKNSQKQPRTARRSQEQAGAAKKRQE, from the coding sequence ATGTTCCAAGGCAGCCATAAAGTCCTAGAATCAGTGCCTTATGGAAAGCTGCTACACAAACTAGAAGAACAAGCAGAAGCAGCCAGGAGCAGCCAGGAGCAGCCAGGAGCAGCCAAGAACAGGCAGCAGCAGCCAAGAACAGGCAGGAGCAGCCAAGAACAGGCAGGAGCAGCCAAGAACAGGCAGGAGCAGCCAAGAACAGCCAGGAGCAGCCAAGAACAGGCAGGAGCAGCCAAGAACAGGCAGGAGCAGCCAAGAACAGCCAGGAGCAGCCAAGAACAGCCAGGAGCAGCCAAGAACAGTCAGGAGCAGCCAAGAACAGCCAGGAGCAGCCAAGAACAGGCAGGAGCAGCCAAGAACAGGCAGGAGCAGCCAAGAACAGGCAGGAGCAGCCAAGAACAGGCAGGAGCAGCCAAGAACAGCCAGGAGCAGCCAAGAACAGGCAAGATCAGCCAAGAACAGCCAGGAGCAGCCAAGAACAGGCAGGAGCAGCCAAGAACAGGCAGGAGCAGCCAAGAACAGCCAGGAGCAGCCAAGAACAGGCAGGAGCAGCCAAGAACAGCCAGGAGCAGCCAAGAACAGCCAGGAGCAGCCAAGAACAGCCAGGAGCAGCCAAGAACAGCCAGGAGCAGCCAAGAACAGTCAGGAGCAGCCAAGAACAGTCAGGAGCAGCCAAGAACAGTCAGGAGCAGCCAAGAACAGTCAGGAGCAGCCAAGAACAGTCAGGAGCAGCCAAGAACAGCCAGGAGCAGCCAAGAACAGCCAGGAGCAGCCAAGAACAGCCAGGAGCAGCCAAGAACAGCCAGGAGCAGCCAAGAACAGCCAGGAGCAGCCAAGAACAGCCAGGAGCAGCCAAGAACAGTCAGGAGCAGCCAAGAACAGCCAGGAGCAGCCAAGAACAGTCAGGAGCAGCCAAGAACAGTCAGGAGCAGCCAAGAACAGTCAGGAGCAGCCAAGAACAGTCAGGAGCAGCCAAGAACAGTCAGAAGCAGCCAAGAACAGCCAGGAGCAGCCAAGAACAGTCAGGAGCAGCCAAGAACAGTCAGAAGCAGCCAAGAACAGGCAGGAGCAGCCAAGAACAGTCAGGAGCAGCCAAGAACAGTCAGGAGCAGCCAAGAACAGTCAGGAGCAGCCAAGAACAGTCAGGAGCAGCCAAGAACAGCCAGGAGCAGCCAAGAACAGTCAGGAGCAGCCAAGAACAGTCAGAAGCAGCCAAGAACAGCCAGGCGCAGCCAAGAACAGGCAGGAGCAGCCAAGAAGAGGCAAGAGTGA
- the LOC138358618 gene encoding DNA-directed RNA polymerase II subunit RPB1-like: protein MINVGEGRVSLQAAASNNLLDRTTVNRFTEPKTASQSLNTGSQSLNTGSQSLKTASQSLNTASQSLNTASQSLNTASQSLNTASQSLNTASQSLNTASQSLNTASQSLNTASQSLNTASQSLNTASQSLNTASQSLNTASQSLNTASQSLNTASQSLNTASQSLNTASQSLNTASQSLNTASQSLNTASQSLNTASQSLNTASQSLNTASQSLNTASQSLNTGSQSLNTASQSLNTASQSLNTASQSLNTASQSLNTASQSLNTASQSLNTGSQSLNTASQSLNTASQSLNTASQSLNTASELKHSLTEPKHSLTEPKHSLTEPKHRFTEPKHSLTEPKHSLTEPKHSLTEPKHSLTEPKHSLTEPKHSLTEPKHSLTEPKHSLTEPKHSFTEPKHGLTEPKHSFTEPKHGLTEPKHSLTEPKHSFTEPKHSLTEPKHSLTEPKHSLTEPKHSLTEPKHSLTEPKHSLTEPKHSFTEPKHSLTEPKHSLTEPKHSLTEPKHSLTEPKHSLTEPKHSFTEPKHSLTEPKHSLTEPKHSLTEPKHSLTEPKHSLTEPKHSLTEPKHSLTEPKTASQSLNTASQSLNMASQSLKQPHRA from the exons ATGATTAATGTGGGCGAGGGAAGAGTGTCCCTGCAAGCAGCTGCCTCCAACAACCTGCTTGATCGCACAACAGTCAACAG GTTCACAGAGCCTAAAACAGCCTCACAGAGCCTAAACACAGGTTCACAGAGCCTAAACACAGGTTCACAGAGCCTAAAAACAGCCTCACAGAGCCTAAACACAGCCTCACAGAGCCTAAACACAGCTTCACAGAGCCTAAACACAGCTTCACAGAGCCTAAACACAGCTTCACAGAGCCTAAACACAGCTTCACAGAGCCTAAACACAGCCTCACAGAGCCTAAACACAGCCTCACAGAGCCTAAACACAGCTTCACAGAGCCTAAACACAGCTTCACAGAGCCTAAACACAGCTTCACAGAGCCTAAACACAGCCTCACAGAGCCTAAACACAGCTTCACAGAGCCTAAACACAGCTTCACAGAGCCTAAACACAGCTTCACAGAGCCTAAACACAGCCTCACAGAGCCTAAACACAGCCTCACAGAGCCTAAACACAGCTTCACAGAGCCTAAACACAGCTTCACAGAGCCTAAACACAGCCTCACAGAGCCTAAACACAGCCTCACAGAGCCTAAACACAGCTTCACAGAGCCTAAACACAGCCTCACAGAGCCTAAACACAGCCTCACAGAGCCTAAACACAGGTTCACAGAGCCTAAACACAGCTTCACAGAGCCTAAACACAGCCTCACAGAGCCTAAACACAGCCTCACAGAGCCTAAACACAGCTTCACAGAGCCTAAACACAGCCTCACAGAGCCTAAACACAGCCTCACAGAGCCTAAACACAGGTTCACAGAGCCTAAACACAGCCTCACAGAGCCTAAACACAGCCTCACAGAGCCTAAACACAGCCTCACAGAGCCTAAACACAGCCTCAGAGCTTAAACACAGCCTCACAGAGCCTAAACACAGCCTCACAGAGCCTAAACACAGCCTCACAGAGCCTAAACACAGGTTCACAGAGCCTAAACACAGCCTCACAGAGCCTAAACACAGCCTCACAGAGCCTAAACACAGCCTCACAGAGCCTAAACACAGCCTCACAGAGCCTAAACACAGCCTCACAGAGCCTAAACACAGCCTCACAGAGCCTAAACACAGCCTCACAGAGCCTAAACACAGCCTCACAGAGCCTAAACACAGCTTCACAGAGCCTAAACATGGCCTCACAGAGCCTAAACACAGCTTCACAGAGCCTAAACATGGCCTCACAGAGCCTAAACACAGCCTCACAGAGCCTAAACACAGCTTCACAGAGCCTAAACACAGCCTCACAGAGCCTAAACACAGCCTCACAGAGCCTAAACACAGCCTCACAGAGCCTAAACACAGCCTCACAGAGCCTAAACACAGCCTCACAGAGCCTAAACACAGCCTCACAGAGCCTAAACACAGCTTCACAGAGCCTAAGCACAGCCTCACAGAGCCTAAACACAGCCTCACAGAGCCTAAACACAGCCTCACAGAGCCTAAACACAGCCTCACAGAGCCTAAACACAGCCTCACAGAGCCTAAACACAGCTTCACAGAGCCTAAACACAGCCTCACAGAGCCTAAACACAGCCTCACAGAGCCTAAACACAGCCTCACAGAGCCTAAACACAGCCTCACAGAGCCTAAACACAGCCTCACAGAGCCTAAACACAGCCTCACAGAGCCTAAACACAGCCTCACAGAGCCTAAAACAGCCTCACAGAGCCTAAACACAGCTTCACAGAGCCTAAACATGGCCTCACAGAGCCTAAAACAGCCTCACAGAGCCTAA